From a single Rutidosis leptorrhynchoides isolate AG116_Rl617_1_P2 chromosome 5, CSIRO_AGI_Rlap_v1, whole genome shotgun sequence genomic region:
- the LOC139850530 gene encoding kinesin-like protein KIN-14F produces the protein MPQEISSTPTLFTSPSKNSRGLKGLNSLTNGNEEFIDDRELAQRKAEAAAARRNQAAEWLREMDHGAVELLPPQPTEEHFCLSLRNGLILCNVLNKVNPGAIPKVVEIPIIDTEGAAQTAIQYFENMRNFLVAVGQMKLLTFEVSDLEKGGSSGKVVDCILCLKGYYEWRQSGGVGVWKYGGTVRITSFPKGSPSSLPGSESADESLDESESSQFEELLEYLHLSSEVSLEESKVSTALTFVFDRLGIGLLQAYLTETNELDDFPLNSMVIDIVLRKAVNDLSSLLISQGNQLGIFLKNMLKGDCRPLLKHEFLQAITKYIDQRSNLISNDFSKLYICGSRCKGMQYNISYTSDNTSALDIQQKQLEELKASFHLTKLEIKQAHLTWEQELKRIAHHMKDLEVASSSYHKFLEENRQLYNQVQDLKGAIRVYCRVLPFQQEQPDEQSTVDYIGENGNIMIVNRHKQGKEARKMFSFNKVFGGNSTQEQIYVDTQPLIRSVLDGYNVCIFAYGQTGSGKTYTMSGPDLTTEDTWGVNYRALRDLFQLSEERKDFIKYEVGVQMIEIYNEQVRDLLVVDRSNRKLDIRNNSQLNGLNVPDASLVSVKCTQDVLDLMKIGHKNRAVGATALNERSSRSHSVLTVHIRGKELVSGSTLKGCLHLVDLAGSERVDKSEAVGDRLKEAQHINRSLSALGDVISALAQKSTHIPYRNSKLTQVLQDSLGGHAKTLMFVHINPQTNAIGETTSTLKFAERVASIELGAAKSNKETGEIREMKEEISNMKLLLEKKEAELEQLRSGNARGAISPVRMPRCNPTNVMRPDANQRNVDENKLSEVRSCSSGKQRRSRFPSKFSDKDYVPKMPLLPEEGSQSPPIRRSLSTDRGAHIKNRIKPDTPDIPPITKSQYPTRAFINRSLATLPNLPSSTDSKKGYLSSQDNFSAALLNLPKVNGRKGNQEQEEEQFKQMLNVRQGGVGKVKLENNQVKAKSQLPIKIHKADLLRTVYSDVDGAETAEEGQKSDSLEAENEVVSTKPHISMGMKKLQRSSSRNSVHMEVREPGQTLQSFVTAGKIENKQPSNGAKNGNEVSNNALINKFRRSRSTPRGKFMVLP, from the exons ATGCCACAAGAAATTAGTTCAACTCCGACGCTATTTACATCACCGAGCAAAAATTCACGAGGACTTAAAGGTTTAAATTCATTGACGAACGGAAACGAAGAGTTCATCGATGATCGTGAATTAGCTCAACGAAAAGCGGAAGCAGCAG CGGCGAGGAGGAACCAGGCAGCGGAATGGCTAAGAGAAATGGACCATGGTGCGGTGGAGCTACTCCCACCCCAACCCACCGAGGAACACTTTTGTCTATCTCTTCGCAACGGTCTCATTCTCTGCAATGTCCTCAACAAAGTCAACCCTGGTGCCATTCCTAAG GTGGTTGAAATTCCGATAATAGACACGGAAGGGGCTGCACAAACTGCAATTCAGTATTTTGAAAATATGAGGAATTTTTTAGTAGCTGTTGGTCAAATGAAGCTTCTTACATTCGAAGTATCTGATCTTGAAAAG GGAGGCTCATCTGGGAAAGTAGTAGACTGTATTTTATGTTTAAAGGGTTATTACGAGTGGAGGCAATCAGGTGGGGTCGGAGTTTGGAAATACGGTGGGACCGTGAGGATAACCTCATTTCCAAAGGGATCACCTTCATCTTTACCAGGCAGTGAAAGTGCAGACGAATCGTTGGATGAATCGGAGTCGTCACAGTTTGAAGAGCTGCTcgagtatttacatttatcaagtGAAGTATCTCTCGAGGAATCGAAAGTGTCAACTGCACTTACGTTCGTGTTTGATCGTCTTGGTATTGGGCTTCTACAAGCTTATCTCACCGAGACTAATGAGCTTGATGATTTCCCCTTAAATTCAATG GTTATCGATATAGTACTCCGAAAGGCTGTTAATGACCTTTCTTCACTGCTTATCTCACAAGGGAATCAG CTCGGTATCTTTTTGAAGAACATGTTAAAGGGCGATTGCAGACCACTGTTAAAGCATGAATTCCTACAAGCCATTACTAAATACATAGACCAACGATCTAACTTAATATCAAATGATTTCTCCAAGTTATACATATGTGGCAGCAGGTGTAAAGGCATGCAGTACAATATTAGTTACACATCTGACAACACAAGCGCGCTCGATATTCAACAGAAACAATTAGAG GAGCTGAAAGCTAGCTTTCATCTGACAAAACTGGAAATCAAACAAGCTCACTTAACTTGGGAACAAGAACTTAAGAGAATTG CACATCACATGAAGGACCTTGAAGTAGCTTCATCTTCATATCATAAGTTTTTGGAAGAAAACCGACAGCTGTACAATCAAGTTCAAGACTTAAAAG GAGCCATAAGAGTTTACTGCAGAGTACTACCCTTTCAGCAGGAGCAACCTGATGAACAATCGACAGTTGACTACATCGGAGAAAACGGTAATATTATGATCGTTAATCGTCATAAGCAGGGCAAAGAAGCTAGGAAGATGTTCAGCTTCAACAAAGTGTTTGGAGGGAACTCAACTCAAG AACAAATATATGTAGATACACAACCATTGATTAGATCTGTGCTTGATGGTTATAATGTCTGTATCTTTGCATATGGCCAGACGGGCTCGGGTAAGACTTACACAATG AGTGGGCCCGACTTGACAACTGAGGATACGTGGGGTGTAAATTACCGAGCTTTGCGAGATCTGTTTCAATTATCGGAAGAAAGGAAAGACTTTATAAAGTACGAAGTTGGAGTTCAAATGATAGAAATATACAATGAACAAGTGAGAGATCTCCTTGTTGTTGATCGCTCCAATAGAAA GTTAGATATACGAAATAATTCCCAACTGAACGGTCTTAACGTTCCCGATGCGTCTTTAGTTTCTGTCAAATGTACACAAGATGTTCTTGATCTGATGAAAATTGGCCACAAAAATCGTGCGGTTGGTGCGACCGCTTTAAATGAGCGCAGTAGCCGTTCTCACAG TGTTCTAACGGTTCATATCCGAGGAAAAGAATTAGTTTCCGGGTCGACTTTGAAAGGTTGTCTTCATCTGGTTGATCTTGCCGGGAGCGAGAGGGTTGACAAGTCGGAGGCCGTTGGCGACCGTTTAAAGGAAGCTCAGCATATTAACAGATCTTTGTCGGCACTTGGAGATGTTATATCAGCCCTTGCACAAAAGAGCACACACATTCCTTATAGAAATAGCAAGCTTACTCAAGTATTACAAGATTCTTTAG GTGGGCATGCTAAAACGCTGATGTTCGTGCATATCAATCCTCAGACTAATGCCATTGGAGAGACAACTAGCACCCTCAAATTTGCTGAAAGAGTTGCATCAATAGAACTGGGTGCTGCTAAATCAAATAAAGAAACGGGCGAAATTAGAGAGATGAAAGAAGAG ATATCGAATATGAAGCTATTGTTGGAGAAAAAGGAGGCTGAATTAGAACAACTGAGAAGTGGAAATGCACGAGGTGCGATTTCACCTGTTCGCATGCCAAGATGTAATCCTACAAATGTTATGAGGCCCGATGCTAATCAGCGCAATGTTGATGAAAATAAGCTTTCTGAG GTTAGAAGCTGTTCATCAGGTAAACAAAGGAGGTCCCGCTTCCCATCAAAGTTTAGCGACAAAGATTACGTACCCAAAATGCCTCTTCTACCCGAAGAAGGATCGCAATCTCCACCTATTCGAAGATCGTTATCTACAGATAGAGGGGCCCACATTAAAAACAGGATCAAACCCGATACACCTGATATCCCTCCAATAACAAAATCACAATATCCTACACGAGCTTTCATCAACCGATCTCTAGCCACCTTACCAAATTTACCATCATCTACTGACAGTAAAAAAGGGTATTTAAGTTCACAGGATAACTTTTCTGCAGCATTACTTAATCTTCCAAAGGTTAATGGTAGAAAAGGTAATCAAGAACAAGAAGAAGAGCAATTTAAGCAAATGCTTAATGTTAGACAAGGTGGTGTCGGAAAAGTTAAGCTTGAGAATAATCAAGTCAAAGCAAAAAGTCAACTCCCTATTAAGATCCATAAGGCGGACCTTTTACGGACAGTGTATTCTGATGTAGATGGTGCTGAAACCGCTGAAGAGGGTCAAAAAAGTGACTCTTTGGAGGCGGAAAATGAGGTTGTATCTACTAAACCGCATATTTCAATGGGGATGAAAAAGCTTCAACGCAGCTCATCAAGAAATTCTGTTCATATGGAAGTCAG GGAACCTGGGCAAACCCTGCAATCCTTTGTGACTGCTGGTAAAATTGAAAATAAACAACCCTCAAATGGCGCTAAGAATGGAAATGAAGTCAGCAACAATGCCTTAATTAATAAATTTAGGAGGAGCCGATCAACACCTCGAGGAAAATTCATGGTTCTACCGTAA